A genomic region of Ruficoccus amylovorans contains the following coding sequences:
- the metX gene encoding homoserine O-acetyltransferase MetX → MNDAEAAPALDEGEVGLVDHHDFVCQEPFTFEEGGQLPGFTLRYETYGKLNAARDNAIFIFHALSGDHHCAGVYSLQDPKPGWWNNMIGPGKPIDTSKYFVVGSNCLGGCQGSTGPSSLNPETGKRYGLSFPQVSIRDMVRAQRRLLDHLGIEKLHCVIGGSMGGMQALQWAIEYPERVNSVIAMATTSRQRAQSIAFNEVGRSAIVQDPGWHEGDYEPGKGPNVGLAVARMMAHITYLSDEGLERKFGRERKRVREAAPATGGFFDVEFEVESYLRYQGKSFVNRFDANTYLYFTKALDRFDLGQGGPLEDVLQKMQARALVVGFTSDWLFPPEQNRDIVHAMLRCGKNASYAEVNMDLGHDSFLIKAPELYELVSGFLSADEGHHHPHRH, encoded by the coding sequence ATGAATGATGCCGAAGCAGCGCCCGCGCTTGACGAGGGCGAAGTCGGGCTGGTTGACCACCACGACTTTGTGTGCCAGGAGCCGTTCACCTTCGAGGAGGGCGGGCAGCTCCCGGGCTTTACCCTGCGCTACGAGACCTACGGCAAGCTCAACGCCGCCCGCGACAACGCTATTTTCATCTTTCACGCCCTCAGCGGCGACCACCACTGCGCCGGGGTTTACTCCCTCCAGGACCCCAAGCCCGGCTGGTGGAACAACATGATCGGCCCCGGCAAGCCCATCGACACCAGCAAGTACTTCGTCGTGGGCAGCAACTGCCTCGGCGGCTGCCAAGGCTCGACCGGCCCCTCCTCGCTCAACCCCGAGACGGGCAAACGCTACGGCCTCTCCTTCCCCCAAGTCAGCATTCGCGACATGGTGCGCGCCCAGCGCCGCCTGCTCGACCATCTCGGCATCGAGAAGCTCCACTGCGTCATCGGCGGCTCCATGGGCGGCATGCAGGCTCTCCAGTGGGCCATCGAGTACCCCGAGCGGGTCAACTCCGTCATCGCCATGGCCACCACTTCGCGCCAGCGGGCGCAGTCCATCGCGTTCAACGAGGTGGGCCGCAGCGCCATCGTGCAGGACCCCGGCTGGCACGAGGGCGACTACGAGCCGGGCAAGGGCCCGAATGTCGGCCTGGCCGTCGCCCGCATGATGGCCCACATCACCTACCTTTCCGACGAGGGACTGGAGCGCAAGTTCGGGCGCGAGCGCAAGCGCGTCCGCGAGGCCGCCCCCGCCACGGGCGGGTTTTTCGACGTGGAGTTCGAGGTCGAGAGCTACCTGCGCTATCAGGGCAAGAGCTTCGTCAACCGCTTCGACGCGAACACCTACCTGTACTTCACCAAGGCGCTCGACCGCTTCGATCTGGGCCAGGGCGGCCCGCTGGAGGATGTGCTGCAAAAGATGCAGGCCCGTGCGCTCGTGGTCGGGTTTACCTCGGACTGGCTCTTCCCGCCCGAGCAGAACCGCGACATCGTCCACGCCATGCTCCGCTGCGGCAAAAACGCCAGCTACGCCGAAGTCAACATGGACCTCGGGCACGACTCCTTTCTCATCAAGGCCCCCGAACTATACGAGCTGGTCAGCGGCTTCCTTTCCGCCGACGAGGGCCACCACCACCCTCACCGCCACTAG
- a CDS encoding 23S rRNA (pseudouridine(1915)-N(3))-methyltransferase RlmH yields the protein MRVNLLVVGKLKEPSWRERAEEYAKRLRPYVTLDITELRDADATREGERILKALEKGHGQVFALAEEGKCRPSAALAQTLGELRDGGQDATFIIGGAYGLSDAVKARADALLSLSPMTFTHEMARVVLLEQIYRAFTILAGTGYHH from the coding sequence ATGCGCGTCAACCTCCTCGTCGTCGGCAAGCTCAAGGAACCCTCCTGGCGGGAACGAGCCGAAGAGTACGCCAAGCGCCTGCGCCCCTACGTGACGCTCGACATCACCGAGCTTCGCGACGCCGACGCCACGCGCGAGGGCGAGCGCATCCTCAAGGCGCTGGAAAAAGGCCACGGGCAGGTCTTCGCGCTGGCCGAAGAGGGCAAATGCCGCCCCTCCGCCGCCCTCGCCCAGACCCTCGGGGAACTTCGCGACGGCGGGCAGGATGCCACCTTTATCATCGGGGGTGCCTACGGACTGAGCGACGCGGTCAAGGCCCGCGCCGATGCCCTCCTCTCGCTTTCCCCCATGACTTTTACCCACGAAATGGCCCGCGTTGTCCTGCTGGAGCAGATTTACCGCGCCTTCACAATTCTCGCCGGCACCGGCTACCACCATTAA
- a CDS encoding methionine biosynthesis protein MetW: MKRSAIKREVDLQILGDWVSEGARVLDLGCGRGIFLEYLRQTKHTWGVGVDNQIDKVNGCIKRGVSVYQGDIEQALRQFPDGFFDWVLCSRTIQELSRPQDIIHASLRVGKRFAVGFANHGYWRNRLHLLWHGRRIINEVFPEGWGESRRLNPIAVGDFEDFCAREGLTITRRAYLRGDWHTPCKFLPGLFAGYVLYEISRPQVPSAESPLS, encoded by the coding sequence ATGAAACGTTCGGCCATCAAGCGCGAAGTCGATTTGCAGATCCTCGGCGACTGGGTCAGCGAAGGCGCGCGCGTGCTCGACCTTGGCTGCGGGCGGGGGATCTTCCTCGAATACCTGCGCCAGACCAAGCACACCTGGGGCGTCGGCGTCGACAACCAGATCGACAAGGTCAACGGCTGCATCAAGCGCGGAGTCAGCGTCTATCAGGGCGACATCGAGCAGGCCCTGCGGCAGTTTCCGGACGGGTTCTTCGACTGGGTGCTGTGCTCGCGCACAATTCAAGAGCTGAGCCGCCCGCAGGACATCATCCACGCGTCCCTGCGCGTGGGCAAGCGCTTCGCGGTCGGCTTCGCCAACCACGGCTACTGGCGCAACCGTCTGCACCTGCTCTGGCACGGCCGCCGCATCATCAACGAGGTCTTCCCCGAGGGTTGGGGCGAAAGCCGCCGCCTGAACCCCATCGCGGTCGGCGATTTCGAGGACTTCTGCGCCCGCGAAGGGCTGACCATCACCCGCCGGGCCTACCTGCGCGGCGATTGGCACACGCCCTGCAAATTCCTCCCCGGCCTCTTCGCCGGGTATGTGTTGTACGAGATATCCCGTCCGCAGGTTCCTTCCGCCGAGTCACCGCTCTCCTGA
- a CDS encoding RrF2 family transcriptional regulator: MNLTRKGEYALRSLIKLGIAHEMGKTHLSVSELAQSEKLPLKFLEQVLFHLRGAGYIETKRGKFGGYFLALPMNEIRIGDIVRLIDGKLAPIACASLTAYEKCSCPDETHCGLRMLMIDVRNAIANILDRYSLADVVEVTMRKLRRDGVALPFEPGDGTAPAVELPEDFNPVDPRDGLMAELASKHGGKP; the protein is encoded by the coding sequence ATGAACTTAACCCGTAAAGGCGAATACGCGCTGCGCTCTCTCATCAAGCTCGGCATTGCCCACGAGATGGGAAAGACGCACCTGTCTGTCTCCGAACTGGCGCAGAGCGAAAAGCTCCCGCTGAAGTTCCTGGAACAGGTGCTCTTCCATCTGCGCGGCGCGGGCTACATCGAGACCAAGCGGGGCAAGTTCGGCGGTTACTTCCTGGCACTGCCCATGAACGAGATCCGCATCGGCGACATCGTCCGCCTGATCGACGGCAAGCTCGCCCCCATCGCCTGCGCCAGCCTCACCGCGTACGAGAAATGCTCGTGCCCGGACGAAACCCACTGTGGCCTGCGCATGCTCATGATCGACGTGCGCAATGCCATCGCCAACATCCTCGACCGCTACAGCCTGGCCGATGTCGTCGAGGTCACCATGCGCAAACTCCGCCGCGACGGCGTGGCGCTGCCCTTTGAACCGGGCGACGGCACTGCCCCCGCCGTGGAGCTGCCGGAAGACTTCAACCCGGTCGATCCCCGCGACGGCCTCATGGCCGAACTGGCCAGCAAACACGGAGGCAAGCCATGA
- a CDS encoding YezD family protein: MNRTATSPSDTQSWQHLVIEKVASLRFGVVQIVVHNGKVTQVECTEKTRFDDSADTRRVSR; this comes from the coding sequence ATGAACCGCACCGCCACCTCTCCCTCCGACACTCAGTCCTGGCAGCACCTCGTGATCGAGAAAGTCGCCAGCCTGCGCTTCGGAGTCGTCCAGATCGTCGTCCACAACGGCAAAGTCACCCAGGTCGAATGCACGGAAAAAACGCGCTTCGACGACTCCGCCGACACCCGCCGGGTATCCCGGTAA
- a CDS encoding sulfate ABC transporter substrate-binding protein: protein MHRIKQLRRALALMLASIFALSPATALAAKKLLNVSYDPTREFYSDYNKYFEKYWQDKTGEKVTIRQSHGGAGKQARSVIDGLNADVVTLALAYDIDAIAERTGKIPADWQTRLPNASSPYTSTIVFLVRKGNPKQIKDWGDLTREGVEVITPNPKTSGGARWNFLAAWAWALDHYDGDEDKARKFATQLIRHVPVLDSGARGATTTFVQRGIGDVLLAWENEAFLALEELGPGNFDIVVPSVSILAQPPVTVVNGNAEKNGNLELATAYLEQLYSPTGQKLAAKHFYRPSEPQYADPSDLARFPEVKLVTVDEAFGGWQAAQKRFFADGGIFDQIYIR, encoded by the coding sequence ATGCACCGCATCAAACAGCTCAGGCGGGCACTCGCCCTGATGCTGGCCAGCATCTTTGCCCTCAGCCCGGCCACCGCCCTGGCCGCCAAAAAACTCCTCAACGTGTCCTACGACCCGACGCGTGAGTTTTACAGCGACTACAACAAATACTTTGAAAAGTACTGGCAGGACAAGACCGGTGAAAAGGTCACCATCCGCCAGTCTCACGGCGGCGCGGGCAAGCAGGCTCGCTCCGTCATCGACGGGCTCAACGCCGATGTCGTAACCCTCGCGCTGGCCTACGACATCGACGCCATCGCCGAGCGCACGGGCAAGATCCCGGCCGACTGGCAGACCCGCCTGCCCAACGCCAGCTCGCCCTACACCTCGACTATCGTCTTCCTCGTCCGCAAGGGCAACCCGAAGCAGATAAAGGACTGGGGCGATCTCACCCGCGAGGGCGTCGAGGTCATCACCCCCAACCCGAAGACCTCCGGCGGCGCGCGCTGGAACTTCCTCGCCGCCTGGGCCTGGGCGCTCGATCACTACGACGGCGACGAGGACAAGGCTCGGAAATTTGCCACCCAGCTCATCCGGCACGTGCCCGTGCTCGACAGCGGAGCGCGCGGAGCGACCACAACCTTCGTCCAGCGCGGCATCGGCGATGTCCTGCTGGCCTGGGAAAACGAGGCCTTCCTCGCCCTGGAGGAACTCGGTCCCGGCAACTTCGACATCGTCGTGCCCTCGGTCAGCATCCTGGCCCAGCCGCCCGTGACCGTCGTCAACGGCAACGCCGAAAAGAACGGCAACCTCGAACTGGCCACTGCCTACCTGGAGCAGCTCTACTCGCCCACCGGCCAGAAGCTCGCGGCCAAACACTTCTACCGCCCCAGCGAGCCGCAGTACGCCGACCCCTCCGACCTGGCCCGCTTCCCCGAGGTCAAGCTCGTCACCGTGGACGAGGCCTTCGGCGGCTGGCAGGCCGCGCAAAAGCGCTTCTTCGCCGACGGCGGTATCTTTGATCAGATCTACATCCGATAA